The following proteins come from a genomic window of Microbacterium sp. SY138:
- a CDS encoding ATP-binding cassette domain-containing protein, with amino-acid sequence MIALDGVRREYSSEVAIGPVDLEIPAGGITALIGPNGAGKSTLLTMIGRLTGMDAGAIEIAGLDVASTRSKDLAKVVSILRQENHFVTRLTVRQLVGFGRFPHSKGRLNRADEEIISQAIDFLDLGALEGRYLDELSGGQRQRAYVAMVLAQDTEFVLLDEPLNNLDMRHAVQMMKHLRRAAEELGRTIVIVLHDINFAGHYADHICAMKDGAVVEFGSPAAIMTDDVLTRVFDTPVRVVDGPSGPLAVYY; translated from the coding sequence GTGATCGCTCTCGACGGCGTCCGCCGCGAATACAGCAGCGAGGTCGCGATCGGCCCCGTCGACCTCGAGATCCCCGCCGGCGGAATCACCGCCCTGATCGGTCCGAACGGCGCGGGCAAGTCGACGCTGCTCACGATGATCGGGCGTCTGACCGGGATGGATGCCGGTGCCATCGAGATCGCGGGGCTCGACGTGGCCTCGACGAGATCGAAGGATCTGGCGAAGGTGGTGTCGATCCTCCGTCAGGAGAATCACTTCGTCACCCGCCTCACCGTTCGCCAGCTGGTCGGTTTCGGGCGCTTCCCGCACTCGAAGGGCAGGCTGAACCGGGCCGACGAGGAGATCATCAGTCAGGCGATCGACTTCCTCGACCTCGGCGCTCTGGAGGGGCGCTACCTGGACGAGCTCTCCGGCGGGCAGCGTCAGCGCGCCTATGTCGCCATGGTCCTCGCCCAGGACACCGAGTTCGTGCTGCTGGACGAGCCACTGAACAACCTCGACATGCGGCACGCCGTGCAGATGATGAAGCATCTGCGCCGGGCCGCGGAGGAACTCGGGCGCACCATCGTGATCGTGCTGCACGACATCAACTTCGCCGGGCACTACGCCGACCACATCTGCGCGATGAAAGACGGTGCGGTCGTGGAGTTCGGCTCGCCGGCGGCGATCATGACGGACGACGTGCTCACGCGGGTGTTCGACACCCCGGTGCGCGTGGTCGACGGACCGTCGGGCCCGCTCGCCGTCTACTACTGA
- a CDS encoding DNA-3-methyladenine glycosylase 2 family protein, with protein sequence MTLTARSASADAAPADTAQETVYRPPHELDLHRTVGMLRRGRNDPTMVIDGTVIWRALRTPLGPTTLALRMLGGEVHATAWGPGSGIALDLVPALCGAHDDATDFDPSLHPLIADTARRHPGLRLTRTDEVFDALACAIIEQKVTGMQAFGAWRWLISRFGAPAPGPTPRPMFAAPSPDQWHRIPSWAWHRAGVEPPQSRTIVRAAERGDRISRAVRAAASGDDRDRVLTSLPGVGVWTSAETRIRALGDPDAVSIGDYHLAHEVGHALTGARTDDTGMIELLAPWAGQRQRVVRLIYASGVQEPRRGPRLAPEDHRRR encoded by the coding sequence ATGACCCTGACAGCGCGCTCCGCCTCGGCGGACGCCGCCCCCGCGGACACTGCTCAGGAGACCGTCTACCGCCCGCCGCACGAGCTCGATCTCCACCGAACGGTCGGCATGCTCCGCCGCGGTCGCAACGACCCGACGATGGTCATCGACGGAACCGTCATCTGGCGCGCGTTGCGCACACCCCTCGGACCGACGACCCTCGCTCTGCGCATGCTCGGCGGCGAGGTCCACGCGACCGCGTGGGGCCCCGGATCGGGCATCGCCCTCGATCTGGTGCCCGCGCTCTGCGGTGCCCACGACGACGCCACCGACTTCGATCCTTCCCTGCACCCGCTCATCGCCGACACCGCACGACGCCACCCGGGGCTGCGTCTGACGCGTACCGACGAGGTGTTCGATGCGCTCGCGTGTGCGATCATCGAGCAGAAGGTGACCGGCATGCAGGCTTTCGGCGCGTGGCGCTGGCTGATCTCGCGGTTCGGAGCACCCGCTCCCGGTCCCACCCCGCGGCCGATGTTCGCCGCGCCGTCCCCCGACCAGTGGCATCGCATCCCGTCCTGGGCCTGGCATCGTGCCGGCGTCGAGCCGCCCCAGTCGCGCACCATCGTGCGTGCGGCCGAGCGCGGAGATCGCATCTCCCGAGCCGTCCGAGCCGCCGCCTCGGGGGATGACCGAGACCGCGTGCTCACGAGCCTTCCCGGCGTGGGGGTCTGGACGTCGGCGGAGACGCGCATCCGCGCTCTCGGGGATCCGGACGCGGTCAGTATCGGCGACTACCACCTCGCCCATGAGGTCGGCCACGCGCTGACGGGTGCACGCACCGATGACACCGGGATGATCGAGCTCCTCGCGCCGTGGGCCGGACAGCGACAACGCGTCGTCCGCCTCATCTATGCGAGTGGTGTGCAGGAACCGCGCCGGGGGCCTCGTCTCGCACCCGAAGACCATCGCCGCCGCTGA
- a CDS encoding winged helix-turn-helix domain-containing protein has product MSNTALLERPATTAAIRTQHETAAPLSAAGADLPAVRSPRGFALYVGLDEIKAAEAGVSLPLLVDALRRTLAELAPGAETHATVALAPHGSGGRDLDVVRLALQEPGAIARTKAAAEEDTTDEETGVTVDISRKRVLIDGESAAFTYKEFELLQYLVLREGRTIERSELVSALWQAQDDETPGERTIDVHVRRLRAKLGRYEDIVRTVRGIGYRFDRHADVVIRYGHGTPSPDRF; this is encoded by the coding sequence ATGTCGAACACCGCACTTCTCGAGCGTCCCGCCACCACCGCCGCGATCCGCACGCAGCACGAAACCGCCGCGCCCCTGTCCGCCGCAGGAGCCGATCTTCCCGCCGTGCGCTCACCCCGTGGCTTCGCCCTCTACGTCGGGCTGGATGAGATCAAGGCCGCCGAAGCCGGCGTCAGCCTCCCCCTTCTCGTCGACGCGCTGCGCCGCACCCTCGCCGAGCTCGCCCCGGGAGCCGAGACGCACGCCACGGTGGCCCTCGCCCCGCACGGATCGGGCGGCCGCGACCTCGACGTGGTCCGTCTCGCTCTGCAGGAGCCCGGTGCCATCGCGCGCACCAAGGCCGCTGCGGAAGAGGACACCACGGACGAGGAGACGGGCGTCACCGTCGACATCTCCCGCAAGCGCGTGCTGATCGACGGCGAGTCCGCCGCCTTCACATACAAGGAGTTCGAACTGCTGCAGTACCTCGTGCTCCGCGAGGGGCGCACGATCGAACGCAGCGAGCTGGTCTCCGCGCTCTGGCAGGCCCAGGACGACGAGACGCCCGGTGAGCGCACGATCGACGTGCACGTGCGCCGCCTGCGCGCGAAGCTGGGTCGCTATGAGGACATCGTCCGCACCGTGCGCGGCATCGGCTACCGCTTCGACCGCCACGCCGACGTCGTCATCCGCTACGGCCACGGAACCCCCTCGCCCGACCGCTTCTGA
- a CDS encoding GNAT family N-acetyltransferase: MTISHTVGGFILTDEKDASRYTLMRDGTLVSVLDYRDDGRTIALTRAFTIPTFRGNGYAGKVVEGAVADIEERGDRKVDAVCWYVADWFTAHPEHSGLLRSR; this comes from the coding sequence ATGACGATCTCGCACACCGTCGGAGGCTTCATCCTGACCGACGAGAAGGACGCTTCGCGCTACACGCTCATGCGCGACGGGACGCTCGTGAGTGTTCTGGACTACCGGGACGACGGGCGCACCATCGCGCTCACCCGAGCCTTCACGATCCCGACTTTCCGGGGCAACGGCTACGCGGGAAAGGTCGTCGAGGGTGCGGTGGCCGACATCGAGGAGCGCGGTGATCGCAAGGTCGATGCCGTGTGCTGGTACGTGGCCGACTGGTTCACCGCGCACCCGGAGCACTCGGGTCTGCTGCGCTCCCGCTGA
- a CDS encoding DIP1984 family protein, whose amino-acid sequence MKLAEALTARADLQRRIEQLRARIVANARYQEGEEPAEDAAALIVEADAALTQLRDLIRRINATNARLDLGADGTMTDALAARDVLRLRHSVLTDAATAASGANDQFLRQMRSELRQVSALPVAPLRSRADAVAQELRELDNRIQQANWSNDLEEESGSR is encoded by the coding sequence ATGAAACTCGCCGAGGCCCTCACCGCACGCGCCGACCTGCAGCGCCGCATCGAGCAGCTGCGGGCGCGTATCGTCGCGAACGCCCGCTACCAGGAGGGCGAGGAACCGGCGGAGGACGCGGCCGCGCTGATCGTCGAGGCCGATGCCGCGCTCACGCAGCTGCGCGATCTCATCCGCCGCATCAACGCCACCAACGCGCGCCTCGACCTGGGGGCGGACGGCACCATGACCGATGCGCTCGCCGCCCGTGATGTCCTGCGCCTGCGGCATTCGGTGCTGACCGATGCCGCGACCGCCGCCTCGGGGGCCAACGACCAGTTCCTCCGCCAGATGAGGTCGGAGCTGCGTCAGGTCTCCGCGCTGCCCGTCGCGCCGCTGCGCTCCCGTGCCGACGCCGTGGCTCAGGAGCTGCGCGAGCTCGACAATCGGATCCAGCAGGCGAACTGGTCGAACGACCTCGAGGAGGAGAGCGGAAGTCGGTAG
- a CDS encoding exonuclease SbcCD subunit D: protein MRILHTSDWHIGRTFHGNSTMDALAEVLGALTAQVRENAVDVVVVAGDVFDSATPSGTAYTLLGDALVALHETGARVIVTSGNHDSAARLGFQARLLREGIHVLTDPLAVGAPVTVNDAHGPVHFFGIPYLEPAIVRQHWPDGDSSGRPLRTQAQTMAHAMHLVRAGMEQHPGRSVAIAHCFAAGVDATAGLEREVRQGGLDVVPLSVFDGPDYVALGHIHGRQQLSDRVRYAGAPLHYSFGEQHKPRGSWLVDIDAEGLSGVEWLELPVPRRLVTLTGALDDLLSTELVAEHAGDWVCAVYTDAVPQTEPMRRLRESYPYCAMVQHQPSVTAEADERSYVQRLRTAVTDADRIEAFLEHVRAGHGATEAEGELIRAVLDERVRAEALV, encoded by the coding sequence ATGCGCATCCTGCACACCTCCGACTGGCACATCGGCCGGACGTTCCATGGCAACTCGACCATGGACGCCCTCGCCGAGGTGCTCGGGGCGCTCACCGCGCAGGTTCGCGAGAACGCGGTCGACGTCGTCGTCGTCGCGGGAGACGTCTTCGACTCCGCCACGCCCTCCGGAACCGCATACACCCTGCTCGGCGATGCGCTGGTGGCGCTGCATGAGACAGGGGCGCGGGTGATCGTGACCAGCGGCAACCACGATTCGGCCGCGCGCCTCGGCTTCCAGGCGCGGCTGCTCCGCGAGGGCATCCACGTGCTGACCGACCCGCTCGCGGTGGGAGCGCCTGTGACCGTCAACGATGCGCACGGGCCCGTGCACTTCTTCGGCATTCCCTACCTCGAACCCGCCATCGTGCGACAGCACTGGCCCGATGGTGACAGCTCCGGGCGCCCGTTGCGCACGCAAGCGCAGACCATGGCTCACGCGATGCACCTGGTCCGCGCCGGCATGGAACAGCACCCGGGGCGCTCGGTCGCGATCGCGCACTGCTTCGCCGCCGGTGTCGACGCCACCGCCGGGCTCGAACGCGAGGTGCGTCAGGGCGGCCTCGACGTCGTGCCGCTGAGCGTCTTCGACGGTCCTGACTACGTGGCGCTCGGCCACATCCACGGGCGTCAGCAGCTCAGCGATCGGGTGCGCTACGCGGGCGCTCCTCTGCACTACAGCTTCGGCGAGCAGCACAAGCCCCGCGGTTCCTGGCTCGTCGACATCGATGCCGAGGGTCTCTCCGGAGTCGAATGGTTGGAGCTGCCGGTGCCGCGCCGCCTCGTCACACTCACGGGCGCGCTCGACGATCTCCTGTCGACCGAACTGGTCGCAGAACACGCGGGCGACTGGGTCTGTGCCGTCTACACCGACGCCGTGCCGCAGACAGAGCCGATGCGGCGTCTTCGCGAGAGCTACCCGTACTGCGCCATGGTGCAGCACCAGCCCTCGGTCACCGCCGAGGCGGACGAGCGCTCCTATGTGCAGCGTCTGCGCACCGCGGTCACCGATGCCGACCGCATCGAGGCCTTCCTCGAGCACGTCAGGGCGGGGCACGGAGCGACGGAGGCGGAGGGCGAGCTGATCCGCGCGGTGCTCGACGAGCGAGTTCGTGCCGAGGCTCTCGTCTAG
- a CDS encoding SMC family ATPase — MRLHRLEVEGFGPFRSRQIVDFDAFADDGIFLIAGRTGAGKSSILDAVCFGLYGGVPRYDGGEKRLRSDHCEPDDPSEVVVEFSTPTGRFRVTRSPEYLRPAKRGGGMTKQASAVALDEWTDVGWIGRAARAVDVAGELDEILQLSREQFLQVILLAQNRFSEFLLAGSRDRQALLRRLFGTQRFEDVQARFDERRRVAEHALGARLATVEARVEEAERLVSADGLSGEGDETPPETVRAPSSIEDRLDALRRAKARADYRAERRASEQVDAEKRSAAADESLAVARDEQRAQRERDRARSALERLEAEAPLIDDARAELAAARAAEALRSTIAAVARAHSALAVASRDEQDAHAAGEALGLDVDGDLEAWTAAATRESGAWQRARELEESAPTLDAEVRAAEEAVVAATARIEAANVRRAALPDEIAALHTLRDETRRLADRGEDRQAAQQAAELRLTAAHEVERLRIAEISLEQELSQATALHADTQSALARLRQRRADGMAGELASTLRDEHPCPVCGSLDHPAPATHSDPVSPEDIAAAEGARDAASQKERDLASSSSTLRAELAAVTARADGRDVEQAESEYAEAAAALSSSRAAAEALKTLDGRMDELVARVELLDAEREDDARALAELRERHALLRQRSAEAHELIAEARGGFDTVAARMSVTEAKIAAARAVIHAISERARRVEALAEAEAEREAALADSVFDDEAAAEDALRSATEQEALDTRIAQHAVQREKERAILFDLELRTLPEEPIDLAPAEQASADARSVWTRAVDEAARAAATAERLGGLIDSASDEQARTADDAAEFEVLQNLADTIAGRGANTRKMTLETFVLAAELEEIVEAANRRLHDMSAGRYQLQHSDALAARGAASGLGIVVFDAFTGQTRPPQSLSGGETFLTSLALALGLAEVVTARAGGIRLDTLFIDEGFGSLDGDTLDVAMRTLDELRQGGRTVGVISHVEAMQEQIPAQLTVRALPNGPSVIEAR, encoded by the coding sequence ATGCGTCTTCATCGCCTGGAGGTCGAGGGGTTCGGCCCCTTCCGGTCACGTCAGATCGTCGACTTCGACGCGTTCGCCGACGACGGCATCTTCCTGATCGCCGGACGGACGGGGGCGGGCAAATCCAGCATCCTCGACGCCGTCTGCTTCGGGCTCTACGGCGGAGTGCCGCGCTACGACGGTGGCGAGAAGCGGCTGCGGAGCGACCACTGCGAGCCCGACGATCCCTCCGAGGTCGTCGTCGAATTCAGCACGCCGACCGGCCGCTTCCGGGTGACCCGGTCGCCCGAGTACCTGCGCCCGGCCAAGCGCGGGGGAGGGATGACCAAGCAGGCCTCGGCCGTCGCCCTCGACGAGTGGACGGATGTCGGGTGGATCGGTCGTGCGGCGCGGGCCGTCGATGTCGCCGGAGAGCTCGACGAGATCCTGCAGCTCAGCCGTGAGCAGTTCCTGCAGGTGATCCTGCTCGCGCAGAACCGGTTCTCGGAGTTCCTCCTCGCGGGCAGTCGAGACCGCCAGGCGCTTCTGCGCCGCCTGTTCGGCACCCAGCGGTTCGAAGATGTGCAGGCGCGGTTCGATGAGCGTCGTCGTGTGGCCGAGCACGCTCTGGGCGCCCGGCTCGCGACGGTCGAGGCCCGCGTCGAGGAGGCTGAGCGGCTGGTGTCCGCCGATGGCCTGTCAGGAGAGGGCGATGAGACCCCGCCCGAGACGGTTCGCGCCCCGTCTTCGATCGAAGATCGGCTCGACGCCCTCCGACGTGCGAAGGCCCGCGCCGACTACCGCGCAGAGCGTCGAGCATCCGAGCAGGTCGACGCGGAGAAGCGGTCGGCCGCAGCCGACGAGTCTCTCGCAGTGGCGCGGGACGAGCAGCGGGCGCAGCGCGAGCGCGACCGCGCGAGGTCGGCGCTCGAACGACTCGAGGCCGAAGCGCCCCTGATCGACGATGCCCGCGCAGAGCTCGCTGCGGCCCGAGCCGCGGAGGCGCTGCGGTCGACGATCGCCGCAGTGGCGCGCGCGCATTCCGCGCTCGCGGTCGCCTCCCGAGACGAACAGGACGCCCACGCGGCGGGCGAGGCGCTCGGTCTCGACGTGGACGGCGACCTCGAGGCCTGGACGGCGGCGGCGACCAGAGAGAGCGGTGCCTGGCAACGCGCGCGAGAACTCGAGGAGAGCGCGCCGACGCTCGACGCCGAAGTCCGCGCAGCGGAGGAGGCGGTCGTGGCAGCGACCGCGCGCATCGAAGCTGCGAACGTGAGGCGTGCCGCGCTTCCCGACGAGATCGCCGCGTTGCACACGCTGCGCGACGAGACCCGTCGCCTCGCCGATCGGGGGGAAGACCGGCAGGCCGCGCAGCAGGCGGCAGAGCTACGCCTCACGGCGGCGCACGAGGTGGAACGGCTGCGAATCGCCGAGATCTCCCTCGAGCAGGAGCTCTCGCAGGCCACCGCGCTGCACGCGGATACGCAGTCAGCTCTGGCGCGACTGCGTCAGCGACGAGCCGACGGCATGGCCGGAGAGCTCGCCTCGACGCTCCGCGACGAGCACCCCTGTCCGGTCTGCGGCTCGCTCGATCATCCGGCGCCGGCCACGCATTCGGATCCGGTCTCGCCCGAAGACATCGCCGCCGCAGAGGGCGCGCGAGATGCCGCATCGCAGAAGGAGCGTGATCTGGCGTCGAGCTCCTCGACGTTGCGCGCCGAACTCGCCGCCGTCACCGCCCGCGCCGACGGTCGGGATGTCGAACAGGCCGAGAGCGAGTACGCCGAGGCCGCTGCGGCACTCTCGAGCAGCCGTGCCGCCGCCGAGGCGCTGAAGACGCTCGACGGTCGCATGGACGAACTCGTCGCCCGTGTCGAACTCCTCGACGCCGAGCGGGAAGACGATGCCAGGGCTCTCGCAGAACTGCGCGAACGGCATGCGCTCCTCCGCCAGCGCAGCGCGGAGGCACACGAGCTGATCGCCGAGGCGCGGGGCGGTTTCGACACAGTTGCCGCACGGATGTCCGTCACCGAGGCGAAGATCGCCGCGGCCCGCGCCGTGATCCATGCGATCTCGGAGCGGGCACGCAGGGTCGAAGCTCTCGCCGAAGCCGAGGCGGAGCGCGAGGCGGCGCTCGCAGACTCCGTGTTCGATGACGAGGCGGCGGCGGAAGACGCTCTACGCTCGGCCACAGAGCAGGAGGCGCTCGACACGCGGATCGCGCAGCATGCGGTGCAACGAGAGAAGGAACGGGCCATCCTGTTCGACCTCGAGTTGCGCACGCTGCCGGAAGAGCCGATAGACCTCGCGCCGGCCGAGCAGGCATCGGCGGACGCACGCAGCGTCTGGACGCGCGCGGTCGACGAAGCCGCCAGAGCCGCGGCAACCGCAGAGCGGCTCGGAGGGCTGATCGACTCGGCTTCGGACGAGCAGGCTCGCACCGCCGACGATGCCGCGGAGTTCGAGGTGCTGCAGAACCTCGCCGACACGATCGCGGGGCGAGGTGCCAACACCCGCAAGATGACGCTGGAGACGTTCGTGCTGGCCGCGGAGCTCGAGGAGATCGTCGAGGCGGCCAACCGTCGACTGCACGACATGTCCGCCGGTCGGTATCAGCTGCAGCACTCCGATGCGCTCGCTGCCCGCGGGGCGGCATCCGGACTCGGCATCGTGGTTTTCGACGCCTTCACCGGGCAGACCAGGCCGCCGCAGTCGCTGTCAGGGGGCGAGACGTTCCTCACATCGCTCGCTCTCGCCCTCGGACTGGCCGAGGTCGTGACCGCGCGCGCGGGCGGCATCCGCCTCGACACGCTCTTCATCGACGAAGGATTCGGTTCCCTCGACGGCGACACGCTCGATGTCGCCATGCGCACTCTCGACGAACTACGGCAGGGGGGCCGCACCGTCGGAGTGATCAGTCACGTCGAGGCCATGCAGGAGCAGATCCCCGCCCAGCTCACGGTGCGCGCACTGCCGAACGGACCCAGCGTCATCGAGGCGCGCTGA
- the nadE gene encoding ammonia-dependent NAD(+) synthetase has product MSLQQQISEDLGVRPEIDPEAEVERRVGFLVEYLRSTGAKGFVLGISGGQDSTLAGRLAQLAVERVRSEGGEAKFLAVRLPYRVQHDAADAEAALEFIAPDSSVEVNIQNGVDGVEEDIEFAVTSDISDFNRGNIKARVRMVTQYALAGHDGMLVIGTDHAAEAVTGFYTKFGDGAADVLPLSGLSKRQGRSLLQFLGAPDRLAFKVPTADLLDGQPGRADEDELGLTYEQIDDFLEGRDVEPEVAGRIEARYLATQHKRHLPVTPDDTWWR; this is encoded by the coding sequence ATGTCGTTGCAGCAGCAGATCTCTGAAGACCTCGGCGTCCGGCCGGAGATCGACCCGGAAGCCGAGGTCGAGCGCCGGGTCGGGTTCCTCGTCGAGTACCTTCGCTCGACCGGCGCGAAGGGCTTCGTGCTCGGCATCTCCGGTGGGCAGGACTCCACGCTGGCCGGACGCCTCGCACAGCTCGCGGTCGAACGGGTGCGGTCCGAAGGAGGCGAGGCGAAGTTCCTCGCCGTGCGTCTGCCCTACCGCGTGCAGCACGACGCGGCAGACGCCGAGGCCGCCCTCGAGTTCATCGCACCCGACTCCTCGGTCGAGGTCAACATCCAGAACGGTGTCGACGGGGTCGAGGAGGACATCGAGTTCGCGGTCACGAGCGACATCAGCGACTTCAACCGCGGCAACATCAAGGCCCGCGTCCGCATGGTCACGCAGTACGCACTCGCCGGCCACGACGGGATGCTCGTCATCGGCACCGATCACGCCGCCGAGGCCGTGACCGGCTTCTACACGAAGTTCGGCGACGGTGCGGCTGACGTCCTGCCGTTGTCGGGGCTGAGCAAACGGCAGGGGCGTTCGCTGCTGCAGTTCCTCGGTGCTCCGGACCGCCTCGCGTTCAAGGTGCCGACCGCCGACCTGCTCGACGGCCAGCCCGGCCGTGCCGACGAGGACGAGCTGGGTCTCACCTACGAGCAGATCGACGACTTCCTGGAAGGGCGCGACGTCGAGCCCGAGGTCGCCGGCCGCATCGAGGCGAGGTACCTCGCGACGCAGCACAAGCGCCATCTTCCGGTGACGCCCGACGACACCTGGTGGCGCTGA